A stretch of Besnoitia besnoiti strain Bb-Ger1 chromosome Unknown contig00015, whole genome shotgun sequence DNA encodes these proteins:
- a CDS encoding uncharacterized protein (encoded by transcript BESB_027780), translating into MGLFSVFAPAARAEGAPVAAAESPAGLRGVVQPPSPPECTCFSRFLCDKRVIQEQVFLERHVDAFHLLARLYAQYPPHLLQNDPDLVEVVYRFSLTDSVYRILEQDACAAKLRERPKAFSRLAEKLSFSSLHSAPSCPPREADCARREDEEGGGAGRPEGERRGEGGELASPDAQEKAKSETSLRCCSAETCSLRQFCETGECSCLRLAREWRGPASFPEGPGAPGGRQEGETLTQGGVSVHAADKGQTGAENAANGCSGLPESMRPLAGSLLEAVLAQPIHPLVTGKVPGPWHCAVSDGTMSVYVRNYEDNRELLTFRIEGESDAPLLSILSVLNEVDLFKLWVPYYSQPFKLGLRQADSTSMGRVDQLVQFHVDFPWPFSNRDALFEVWAVDDFERNSQIVVKMTTLDHENPSPRARVPVPKPAKGVERMCVDGSLVISPRGSHSSFLRLVWHENCRMRVPMKMVDFVSSIVAKGAFNSFRAACKTAMDGEHQERRKKNRFLYGFIENRLAEVGLHGEGLDALKADRDLSGSQATAETEVKREVSEKFEQNEDEEEFFDAEEGVEGGGTCAASARRESSEAGSADSGELLACAALTLFTGSYEWL; encoded by the exons aTGGGGTTGTTTTCGGTCTttgcgcctgccgcgagggcggaaggcgctccggtcgcggcggcggagtcgccggCGGGGCTGCGTGGAGTCGTGcagcctccctcgcctcccgaGTGCACGTGTTTTTCGCGCTTTCTCTGCGACAAGCGCGTGATTCAGGAGCAAGTCTTCCTGGAGCGCCACGTCGACGCCTTCCACCTGCTTGCGCGACTCTACGCTCAGTATCCGCCGCACCTGCTGCAGAACGACCCTGACCTCGTCGAAGTCGTGTACCGCTTCTCGCTGACCGACTCGGTCTACCGCATCCTCGAGCaagacgcgtgcgcggcgaagctCCGGGAGCGACCCAAggccttctctcgcctcgcagaAAAACTAtccttctcgtcgctgcACTCCGCTCCGTCCTGCCCCCCGCGGGAGGCAGActgcgcccgcagagaggacgaggaaggcggcggcgctgggagACCTgagggagagcgacgcggcgaaggcggagaactCGCGTCTccagacgcgcaggagaaggcgaagtcTGAGACGtcgctccgctgctgctcggcggAGACCTGCAGCCTGCGGCAGTTCTGCGAAACGGGCGAGtgcagctgtctccgcctggcACGAGAGTGGCGAGGTCCCGCGAGCTTCCCTGAAGGCCCTGGGGCCCCAGGGGGGCggcaggagggcgagactTTGACGCAGGGAGGGGTGAGCGTCCACGCGGCTGACAAGGGGCAGACAGGCGCGGAGAACGCGGCGAACGGCTGTTCTGGTCTTCCTGAGTCGATGAGGCCGTTGGCAGGCTCGCTCCTCGAGGCCGTCCTCGCGCAGCCGATCCACCCTCTCGTGACTGGAAAGGTCCCAGGGCCATG gCACTGCGCGGTGTCTGACGGCACCATGAGCGTCTACGTGCGGAACTACGAAGACAATCGCGAGCTCCTCACCTTTCGCATCGaaggcgaaagcgacgcgccgctgctcagcATCCTCTCAGTGCTCAACGAAGTGGACCTCTTCAAGCTTTGGGTCCCCTACTACTCGCAGCCGTTCAA gCTCGGACTACGGCAAGCAGACTCCACCTCGATGGGACGCGTCGACCAGCTCGTGCAGTTCCACGTGGACTTCCCCTGGCCCTTCTCGAACAG AGATGCCTTGTTCGAGGTGTGGGCAGTAGACGATTTTGAGCGCAACTCGCAGATTGTCGTGAAAATGACGACTCTCGACCATGAGAACCCgagccctcgcgcgcgcgta CCGGTGCCCAAGCCAGCCAAGGGGGTGGAGCGCATGTGCGTCGACGGGAGTCTCGTGATCTCGCCTCGCGGAAGCCACAGTTctttccttcgcctcgtATGGCATGAAAactgccgcatgcgcgtgccGATGAAAATGGTCGACTTCGTGTCCAG CATTGTCGCGAAAGGCGCGTTCAATTCgttccgcgccgcgtgcaAGACGGCGATGGATGGCGAGCACCaggagcggcggaagaagaaccGATTTCTCTACGGCTTCATCGAGAATAGACTCGCCGAAGTCGGGCTCCACGGCGAAGGTCTCGACGCCCTCAAGGCCGATCGCGATCTCTCAGGCTCGCAG GCGACGGCTGAGACGGAAGTGAAGCGCGAGGTCTCTGAGAAGTTCGAGCAGaatgaagacgaagaggagttctttgacgcggaggaaggcgtggaaggcggcgggacttgcgcagccagcgcgaggcgggagagTTCCGAAGCAG